A portion of the Cellulophaga algicola DSM 14237 genome contains these proteins:
- a CDS encoding acetyl-CoA C-acyltransferase — MKKVVIVSAVRTPIGSFMGSLSTVTAPKLGATAIKGALDKINLDASLVEEVIMGNVVSAGTGQAPARQAALYAGIPNTVPCTTVNKVCASGMKAVMLAAQTIALGDASIIVAGGMENMSLIPHYVHMRTGQKFGPTTLIDGMQKDGLVDAYDEQAMGVCADACATKYEFSREDQDTFAIQSYNRASEAWDKGRFANEIVPVEVPQRRGEPTIVNQDEEYKNVRMDKIPSLRPAFSKDGTVTAANASTINDGAAALVLMSEEKAKELNLTPLATIVSFADAAQEPEWFTTAPAKALPKALDKANIKIEDVDYFEFNEAFSVVGLANMKLLGLTDTNVNINGGAVSLGHPLGCSGARILVTLINVLEQQNGNIGAAAICNGGGGASAIVIKRN, encoded by the coding sequence ATGAAAAAAGTAGTAATCGTATCTGCAGTGAGAACCCCAATAGGAAGTTTTATGGGTAGCTTATCCACCGTAACAGCTCCAAAATTAGGTGCAACAGCCATAAAAGGTGCTTTAGACAAAATAAATCTAGATGCCTCGTTAGTAGAAGAAGTCATAATGGGCAATGTTGTTTCTGCAGGAACAGGACAAGCACCTGCTAGACAAGCTGCACTATATGCTGGAATACCAAATACTGTTCCTTGTACAACCGTTAATAAGGTATGTGCGTCAGGAATGAAAGCTGTAATGTTAGCTGCACAAACTATTGCATTAGGAGATGCATCTATTATTGTAGCCGGTGGTATGGAAAACATGAGTTTAATACCTCACTATGTGCACATGCGTACTGGTCAGAAATTTGGCCCTACTACGTTAATAGACGGTATGCAAAAAGATGGTTTAGTAGACGCTTACGATGAACAAGCAATGGGTGTTTGTGCCGATGCATGTGCTACCAAATATGAATTTTCTAGAGAAGACCAAGATACTTTTGCAATACAATCCTACAATAGAGCTTCTGAAGCATGGGACAAGGGTAGATTTGCTAATGAAATTGTTCCTGTAGAAGTACCTCAACGACGTGGTGAACCAACAATAGTGAATCAAGACGAAGAATATAAAAACGTAAGGATGGATAAAATTCCTTCGCTAAGACCTGCTTTTTCAAAAGACGGAACTGTTACTGCCGCAAATGCTTCCACTATTAATGATGGCGCTGCTGCTTTAGTCTTAATGAGTGAAGAAAAAGCTAAGGAATTAAATCTAACACCACTAGCCACTATAGTAAGTTTTGCTGATGCCGCGCAAGAACCAGAATGGTTTACTACCGCCCCAGCTAAAGCATTACCAAAGGCTTTAGACAAAGCAAATATAAAAATAGAAGATGTAGATTATTTTGAGTTCAATGAAGCATTTTCTGTGGTTGGTTTAGCCAATATGAAACTATTAGGCCTTACGGACACTAATGTAAATATTAACGGAGGAGCTGTTTCTTTAGGACACCCTTTAGGCTGTTCTGGAGCAAGAATACTAGTTACACTCATAAATGTGCTAGAACAACAGAATGGTAACATTGGCGCCGCAGCTATTTGTAATGGAGGTGGCGGTGCTTCTGCAATTGTAATCAAAAGAAATTAA